A single region of the Microtus ochrogaster isolate Prairie Vole_2 chromosome 2, MicOch1.0, whole genome shotgun sequence genome encodes:
- the Htr1f gene encoding 5-hydroxytryptamine receptor 1F, translating to MDFLNSSDQNLTSGERLNRMPSKILVSLTLSGLALMTTTINSLVIAAIIVTRKLHHPANYLICSLAVTDFLVAVLVMPFSIVYIVKERWIMGPILCDIWLSIDIICCTCSILHLSVIALDRYRAITDAVEYARKRTPKNAGIMITIVWVISVFISMPPLFWRQQGTSRVNECVIKHDHIASTIYSTFGAFYIPLVLILILYYKIYRAARTLYHKRQASRVMKEEMNGQVLLESGEKSIKLVSASYMLEKSLSDPSTDFDRIQSIVKSPRSELKHEKSWRRQKISGTRERKAATTLGLILGAFVICWLPFFVKELVVNVCDKCKLSDEVSNFLTWLGYLNSLINPLIYTIFNEDFKKAFQKLVRCRC from the coding sequence atggattttttaaattcatcagATCAAAACTTGACCTCAGGGGAACGCTTAAACCGAATGCCATCCAAAATTTTAGTATCCCTCACTCTGTCCGGGCTGGCACTGATGACCACGACTATCAACTCCCTCGTGATTGCTGCAATCATTGTGACTCGGAAGCTGCACCACCCAGCCAACTATTTAATTTGTTCCCTGGCAGTTACAGATTTTCTTGTAGCTGTCCTCGTGATGCCCTTCAGTATTGTGTACATTGTGAAAGAAAGATGGATTATGGGACCAATACTCTGTGACATTTGGCTGAGCATCGACATCATCTGTTGTACTTGTTCCATCTTGCATCTATCGGTGATAGCCCTGGATAGGTACCGAGCAATCACAGATGCTGTTGAATATGCCAGGAAGAGGACTCCCAAGAACGCTGGCATCATGATCACAATAGTGTGGGTTATATCTGTCTTCATCTCTATGCCCCCTCTCTTCTGGAGGCAACAAGGAACTAGCCGGGTTAATGAATGTGTCATCAAGCACGACCACATTGCTTCCACAATTTACTCCACGTTTGGAGCTTTCTACATTCCACTCGTATTGATATTGATCCTCTACTACAAAATATACAGGGCAGCAAGGACACTGTACCACAAGCGACAAGCAAGCCGCGTGATGAAGGAGGAGATGAATGGCCAAGTCCTTTTGGAGAGTGGTGAGAAGAGCATTAAACTGGTCTCCGCATCCTATATGCTAGAGAAATCCTTATCTGATCCATCAACAGACTTCGATAGAATCCAAAGCATAGTGAAAAGTCCCAGGTCTGAGTTGAAGCATGAGAAAtcttggaggaggcagaaaatctCAGGCACTAGGGAACGCAAGGCAGCCACTACCCTGGGCTTGATCTTGGGTGCATTTGTAATATGTTGGTTGCCGTTTTTTGTAAAAGAACTGGTTGTTAATGTCTGTGACAAATGTAAACTCTCTGACGAAGTGTCAAACTTTTTGACATGGCTTGGTTACCTGAATTCCCTTATAAATCCACTGATTTATACAATTTTCAACGAAGACTTCAAGAAAGCCTTCCAAAAACTTGTACGATGTCGATGTTAG